The following coding sequences are from one Geothrix sp. window:
- a CDS encoding SpoVG family protein codes for MLNITDIRITKVEGDDKLKAFAALVIEDCFLVGDLRVVEGEDGYFVAMPSRRKRDGSFKDIAYPLNNTLREVIEEKVLLAYEAATGHRALSRIERGEAVQVRPDLLGVEEFGFTPKTNA; via the coding sequence ATGCTCAACATCACCGACATCCGGATCACCAAGGTGGAAGGCGACGACAAGCTGAAGGCCTTTGCCGCCCTGGTGATCGAGGACTGCTTCCTGGTGGGCGACCTCCGCGTGGTGGAGGGTGAGGACGGCTACTTCGTGGCCATGCCCAGCCGCCGCAAGCGCGACGGCAGCTTCAAGGACATCGCGTACCCTTTGAACAACACGCTGCGCGAAGTGATCGAGGAGAAGGTCCTGCTCGCCTACGAGGCGGCCACCGGCCACCGCGCCCTGAGCCGCATCGAGCGGGGTGAGGCCGTCCAAGTGCGTCCCGACCTGCTGGGCGTCGAGGAGTTCGGGTTCACACCGAAGACCAATGCCTGA
- a CDS encoding UbiA family prenyltransferase — protein MSAHFLLGTLLATGWALSARPTLLGWFIFVALMNGGTLAINSAFDQDEGDIGYLKAPPKPPKHLAVFSALLLGISALLGFLLPLPFALINLGCVVMSVLYSVPPPRLKARAGWDLLINCVGFGLLTPLAGWALTGRPFSRPILRASVGFAFLFATLYPMTQIYQVAEDSRRGDRTLVIQVGVGRSLGLALVAALIAHGFFLAGVLARHRHPLFLLPSLLAWLAVLLPWLHGWRTWTDQQHEAGMYWGLAAWAITDLSLLALLWP, from the coding sequence ATGTCCGCCCACTTTCTGCTGGGCACCCTCCTGGCCACGGGCTGGGCTCTGAGTGCTCGGCCCACCCTCCTGGGCTGGTTCATCTTCGTGGCGCTCATGAACGGCGGGACGCTGGCCATCAACAGCGCCTTCGACCAGGACGAGGGGGACATCGGCTACCTGAAGGCGCCTCCAAAGCCTCCTAAGCACCTGGCCGTCTTCTCTGCGCTGTTGCTGGGGATCTCGGCCCTCCTGGGATTCCTCCTCCCCCTGCCCTTCGCCCTCATCAACCTGGGCTGCGTGGTAATGAGCGTTCTCTACTCCGTGCCCCCGCCCCGCCTGAAGGCCAGGGCCGGCTGGGACCTCCTCATCAACTGCGTCGGATTCGGCCTGCTGACCCCCCTGGCCGGCTGGGCCCTGACCGGCCGACCCTTCAGCCGCCCCATCCTGCGGGCATCCGTCGGCTTCGCCTTCCTGTTCGCCACCCTTTACCCCATGACCCAGATCTACCAGGTCGCTGAGGACAGCCGTCGGGGCGACCGGACCCTGGTGATCCAGGTGGGAGTGGGGCGCAGCCTGGGCCTGGCTCTTGTCGCGGCCCTGATCGCCCACGGGTTCTTCCTGGCCGGGGTCCTGGCCAGGCACCGCCATCCGCTGTTCCTCCTCCCCTCGCTGTTGGCCTGGCTGGCCGTCCTCCTGCCCTGGCTGCACGGCTGGCGCACCTGGACCGACCAGCAGCATGAAGCAGGCATGTACTGGGGCCTGGCCGCCTGGGCCATCACCGATCTGAGCCTGCTGGCCCTGTTGTGGCCATGA
- a CDS encoding DUF116 domain-containing protein produces MKELRVPALSGPLPDERGLAFLLVRRGVPLALAGISFLAAALHAAGRGWWMLAGVGALAAAWPSFLRGQAFLRNRAAIMRQDSLWANALVPLARRLGLEDAWILAFCGYNNERVRQAFAGRRAKRALILLPHCIQMSRCKAGILDDLQACYDCGLCPVGDYMNAALLNRWEGRITNRSHKAYREAREYRPDLVVAVSCTDRLLKGLTKMPEIPCYVIPLILPHGMCVDTDFSVPHLFAAMETLVEARRPPGDVQPLRREGIA; encoded by the coding sequence GTGAAGGAACTCCGCGTCCCCGCTCTCTCCGGCCCCCTGCCGGACGAGCGGGGCCTGGCCTTCCTCCTGGTCCGCCGGGGAGTCCCCCTCGCATTGGCCGGGATCTCCTTCCTGGCCGCGGCGCTGCATGCCGCAGGCCGGGGGTGGTGGATGCTGGCGGGCGTCGGCGCCCTGGCGGCGGCCTGGCCCAGTTTCCTCCGCGGCCAGGCCTTCCTTCGGAATCGGGCGGCGATCATGCGCCAGGACAGCCTGTGGGCCAATGCGCTCGTGCCCCTGGCCCGGCGGCTGGGCCTGGAAGACGCCTGGATCCTGGCCTTCTGCGGGTACAACAATGAGCGGGTGCGGCAGGCCTTCGCCGGTCGCCGGGCCAAGCGCGCTCTGATCCTCCTGCCGCACTGCATCCAGATGTCCCGTTGCAAGGCGGGCATCCTCGACGACCTCCAGGCCTGCTACGACTGTGGCCTGTGCCCGGTGGGCGACTACATGAACGCGGCCCTGCTGAACCGCTGGGAGGGACGCATCACCAACCGCAGCCACAAGGCCTACCGCGAGGCCCGGGAATACCGGCCCGACCTGGTCGTGGCCGTGAGCTGCACCGATCGGCTGCTCAAGGGGCTCACCAAGATGCCCGAGATCCCCTGCTACGTCATCCCGCTCATCCTGCCCCACGGCATGTGCGTCGACACGGATTTCAGCGTGCCCCACCTCTTCGCGGCCATGGAGACCCTGGTGGAGGCCAGACGGCCCCCCGGGGATGTCCAGCCGCTCCGGCGGGAAGGCATCGCATGA
- a CDS encoding serine hydrolase, with protein MALDGIKGWMAGTLAVIGVALGAASPQASTRLSLKSASALVLDQSTGQALVEKQAAAVVPIASLTKLMTAMVLLDAHLDPAELLTITSDDKDSLRHSRSRLPVGTRLPREQALLLALLASENRAAHALGRTYPGGLASFVQAMNAKARELGLSGAHFEDPSGLSSGNVATAWDLARIIQAAYRYPEIRDFSTRPETTLQAGRRNIQFPNTNALVRNPRWNIGLSKTGYIEEAGRCLVMQAMLANRPVLVILLDSWGKYTRLGDANRIKQWLETRSGSKG; from the coding sequence ATGGCGCTCGACGGAATCAAGGGATGGATGGCAGGCACGCTGGCCGTGATCGGGGTGGCGCTGGGCGCAGCCTCGCCTCAGGCCTCCACGCGTCTTTCCCTTAAATCCGCCTCGGCCCTCGTTCTCGACCAGAGCACGGGCCAGGCCCTAGTGGAGAAGCAGGCCGCAGCCGTGGTGCCCATCGCCTCCCTGACCAAGCTGATGACGGCCATGGTGCTGCTCGACGCCCACCTGGATCCCGCCGAGCTGCTCACCATCACCAGCGATGACAAGGACTCCCTCCGCCACAGCCGCTCACGGCTGCCCGTGGGCACCCGCCTCCCACGAGAGCAGGCGCTCCTGCTGGCCCTGCTGGCCTCGGAAAACCGGGCGGCCCATGCCCTGGGGCGCACCTACCCCGGCGGTCTGGCCAGCTTCGTCCAGGCCATGAATGCCAAGGCCCGGGAGCTCGGCCTCAGCGGCGCCCACTTCGAGGACCCTTCCGGGCTTTCCAGCGGCAACGTGGCCACGGCCTGGGATTTGGCGCGAATCATTCAGGCGGCCTACCGCTACCCGGAGATCCGGGACTTCAGCACCCGGCCTGAGACGACCCTCCAGGCGGGACGGCGCAACATCCAGTTCCCGAACACCAACGCCCTCGTGCGCAACCCCAGGTGGAACATCGGGTTGTCCAAGACCGGCTACATCGAGGAGGCCGGCCGCTGCCTCGTCATGCAGGCGATGCTGGCCAACCGGCCCGTGCTGGTCATCCTCCTGGATTCCTGGGGCAAGTACACCCGCCTGGGGGACGCCAACCGCATCAAGCAGTGGCTGGAAACCCGTTCGGGATCGAAGGGCTGA
- a CDS encoding polyphenol oxidase family protein, with amino-acid sequence MLTPGVPTPFPLHWGFSTRQDPPDSLPEPRLHQVHRCGVVEAPDAVVEADGLWTSRPGVRIGVRVADCVPVLLAGPVAGGTPWVAALHAGWRGATGHGDPEPGGGILRRGVARYRALGGNPQDLAWACGPAIQRCHFEVGTEVIEAARQDPAWRDDLQSAGPSGKAHLDLHGLLKAQALDLGLNPAKDGSMGLCTVCRPDLFHSYRRGDATGRQWGWIEIG; translated from the coding sequence GTGCTGACTCCGGGTGTCCCGACCCCCTTCCCGCTCCACTGGGGTTTTTCGACCCGCCAGGATCCGCCGGATTCTCTGCCGGAGCCGCGCCTGCACCAGGTGCATCGCTGTGGCGTGGTGGAGGCCCCCGATGCCGTGGTCGAGGCGGATGGCCTCTGGACTTCCCGGCCAGGCGTTCGCATCGGCGTGCGGGTGGCGGATTGCGTGCCGGTGCTGCTGGCCGGGCCGGTGGCCGGTGGCACGCCCTGGGTCGCCGCCCTTCACGCGGGTTGGCGTGGTGCCACCGGCCACGGAGATCCTGAGCCCGGGGGCGGCATCCTGCGCCGGGGCGTGGCCAGGTATCGCGCCCTGGGTGGAAATCCCCAAGACTTGGCCTGGGCCTGTGGACCCGCCATCCAGCGCTGCCACTTCGAGGTGGGAACCGAGGTCATCGAAGCCGCCCGCCAGGACCCGGCCTGGCGGGACGACCTGCAGTCCGCGGGACCCAGCGGCAAGGCCCATCTGGACCTGCATGGTTTGCTGAAAGCGCAGGCCCTGGATCTGGGCCTGAATCCAGCCAAGGACGGCAGCATGGGGCTCTGCACCGTCTGTCGGCCCGACCTGTTCCATTCCTACCGCCGGGGTGATGCCACCGGCCGCCAGTGGGGCTGGATCGAGATCGGCTAA